In Moorella sp. Hama-1, a single genomic region encodes these proteins:
- a CDS encoding ComEC/Rec2 family competence protein — protein sequence MATLSILALLAALILVVNAGWHFIRRAGKKARRQLLYAVLAFILSAAAAAANPGGTRTLSLLHSSQPPNQVSAPAQAPDAAPAPSALPATPDTAISPETPTTPTPPLGAAGKLRVHFLDVGQGDAILVQLPDGRNILIDAGSNEAGPTVIKNLKEYGVAQLDYVIGTHPHEDHIGGMDQVIDAFPVGKVYLPRVTHNTDSYRDLLLAIKNKGLQATEAKAGVTLPLGEGVQATFVSPAKSNYEDLNDYSAVLHLTYGKTAFLFTGDAGTTAEQQMLAGHQPLKADVLKIAHHGSRSATGTAFLKAVAPTYAVISVGRGNDYGHPHAQTLQRLQKAGAKIYRTDQDGTITAISDGEKVTMP from the coding sequence ATGGCGACTTTAAGCATCCTGGCCCTGCTGGCGGCCCTGATACTGGTAGTAAATGCCGGTTGGCACTTCATCCGCCGCGCCGGGAAAAAAGCCCGGCGCCAGCTCCTGTATGCCGTCTTGGCCTTTATCCTTTCGGCAGCAGCAGCTGCCGCGAACCCCGGGGGAACCCGGACCCTTTCCCTACTACATAGTTCACAGCCCCCCAACCAGGTATCTGCCCCCGCTCAGGCGCCTGACGCTGCCCCAGCACCATCCGCCCTTCCGGCCACTCCGGACACTGCTATCTCACCGGAAACTCCCACTACTCCTACCCCGCCTCTAGGTGCGGCCGGTAAATTGCGCGTCCATTTCCTGGATGTGGGTCAGGGGGATGCTATTCTGGTACAATTGCCCGACGGGCGAAATATATTAATCGATGCCGGCAGCAACGAAGCCGGTCCTACGGTAATTAAGAACCTGAAGGAATATGGGGTGGCGCAACTGGATTATGTTATCGGTACCCACCCCCATGAAGACCATATCGGCGGCATGGATCAGGTCATTGATGCCTTCCCGGTGGGGAAAGTCTACCTGCCCCGGGTGACCCATAATACGGATTCCTACCGGGATCTACTACTGGCAATAAAAAACAAGGGCCTCCAGGCTACGGAGGCGAAGGCCGGCGTTACCCTACCTTTGGGAGAAGGGGTCCAGGCCACCTTTGTCAGCCCGGCGAAAAGCAACTATGAGGACCTGAACGACTATAGCGCCGTTCTCCACCTGACTTACGGTAAGACAGCCTTTCTTTTTACCGGCGATGCCGGGACTACTGCCGAACAGCAGATGCTGGCTGGGCATCAACCCTTAAAAGCCGACGTGCTGAAGATTGCCCACCACGGCTCTCGTTCAGCCACAGGTACCGCCTTCCTGAAAGCCGTGGCTCCCACGTATGCTGTGATCTCCGTCGGCAGAGGTAATGACTATGGCCATCCCCACGCCCAAACCCTGCAGCGCTTGCAAAAAGCCGGGGCGAAGATCTACCGTACCGACCAGGATGGAACCATTACGGCTATTTCTGACGGAGAGAAGGTTACCATGCCGTGA
- a CDS encoding DUF3006 domain-containing protein, with translation MPRQELLVIDRFEEDMAVIEYGRQTFTLPRSLLPRAAREGDVIKLAVVLDPEATARRKKEVRSLADEVFAK, from the coding sequence ATGCCCCGCCAGGAACTACTGGTTATTGATCGTTTCGAAGAAGATATGGCCGTCATTGAATACGGCCGCCAAACCTTTACCCTGCCCCGCTCCCTCCTACCCCGGGCCGCCAGGGAGGGTGACGTTATAAAGCTGGCTGTCGTCCTGGACCCGGAAGCCACCGCCCGGCGCAAAAAAGAAGTCCGCTCCCTGGCGGACGAGGTGTTTGCGAAGTAA
- a CDS encoding N-acyl homoserine lactonase family protein: MSIKPLQVVALKMGELYVDKSTLTYAKDFGKMITIPIWAAAIVGAEAKIVVDTGIHDRDWVNEHVDPCQQQEDETMVAALKKATGWDPEEVDIVINTHLHYDHVGNNRIFKNAVFYIQQREWEYAFHPLKSQEWIYNDTRFLYDQRGVDFFAWRFVNGYADVVPGVKLIPTPGHTPGHQSVLVKTAEGVVCVSGDVVNLVENINEDRPVGIVTDVGANFESFAKIRQYADFILAGHDPGVQKFQREHFPAIKK; this comes from the coding sequence ATGAGTATCAAGCCTTTACAAGTTGTCGCCCTGAAGATGGGCGAACTCTATGTCGACAAATCAACCCTGACCTATGCCAAGGACTTCGGCAAAATGATCACCATACCCATCTGGGCGGCGGCCATTGTCGGCGCAGAGGCGAAAATCGTGGTCGACACCGGCATCCATGATCGCGACTGGGTAAATGAGCACGTAGATCCCTGCCAGCAGCAGGAAGATGAAACAATGGTTGCTGCCTTAAAAAAGGCCACCGGATGGGACCCGGAAGAAGTAGATATCGTTATCAACACCCATTTACACTATGATCATGTTGGAAATAACCGTATCTTTAAAAATGCCGTTTTTTATATCCAACAACGGGAATGGGAGTATGCCTTCCATCCATTGAAAAGCCAGGAATGGATCTATAATGACACCCGCTTCCTTTACGATCAGCGGGGCGTGGATTTCTTTGCCTGGCGCTTTGTCAACGGCTACGCGGATGTAGTACCGGGAGTAAAACTAATTCCGACTCCCGGGCATACGCCCGGCCACCAGTCAGTGCTGGTAAAAACAGCCGAGGGTGTGGTCTGCGTTTCCGGCGATGTCGTTAACCTGGTAGAAAATATTAATGAAGACCGGCCGGTGGGTATAGTGACTGACGTTGGCGCCAACTTCGAAAGCTTTGCTAAGATCCGCCAGTACGCCGATTTTATCCTGGCCGGCCATGATCCAGGGGTTCAGAAATTCCAGCGGGAACACTTCCCGGCAATTAAAAAATAA
- a CDS encoding thiolase family protein, which produces MDLKSVVIVSGARTAVGRFNGSLKDFKAAELGAIVIKEAVKRANIDPAQVDEVVMGCVGQVAEDAFLARVAAIKAGLPVESPAMTINRLCSSGVQAIVLGAMEIAMGFADIVVAGGAESMTNLPFYLRKSRFGYVMGHGELEDGLITALSDPFTRNHMGITAENVAEKHGITREEQDAFAFESQRKAALALKSGIFNDEVIPIKVKCGKNEERVFDTDEHPRPDTTLEKLAKLRPAFKKDGTVTAGNASGINDGAAAVVMMTEEKAKELGLKPIVRLVSAAVAGVPPEIMGIGPIPAVRKLLKRTGIKLDDIGLIELNEAFASQAIACIRELELDISKVNVNGGAIAFGHPIGATGAILTVKLMNDMVRKGVRYGLETLCIGGGQGLAVLYELM; this is translated from the coding sequence ATGGATCTCAAAAGTGTTGTTATTGTCTCTGGCGCCAGAACTGCAGTTGGTAGATTTAACGGCTCCTTGAAGGATTTTAAAGCTGCTGAATTAGGTGCTATTGTTATTAAAGAAGCGGTTAAAAGAGCAAATATAGATCCTGCTCAAGTTGATGAGGTAGTGATGGGATGTGTTGGTCAAGTAGCAGAAGATGCCTTTTTAGCCCGAGTAGCGGCCATTAAGGCTGGTTTACCAGTAGAGTCTCCGGCAATGACAATAAATCGGCTTTGTAGCTCTGGAGTGCAGGCAATTGTGCTTGGTGCCATGGAGATTGCTATGGGCTTTGCCGATATCGTAGTTGCCGGTGGAGCTGAATCCATGACTAATTTGCCTTTTTATCTACGTAAGTCACGTTTTGGCTATGTAATGGGTCATGGCGAATTAGAAGATGGACTCATAACAGCCCTTTCCGATCCCTTCACCCGAAACCATATGGGCATCACCGCTGAGAATGTAGCAGAAAAACATGGTATCACCAGGGAAGAACAGGATGCTTTTGCATTTGAGAGTCAGAGAAAAGCTGCGTTAGCCTTAAAGTCTGGTATTTTTAATGATGAGGTCATACCTATAAAAGTCAAGTGCGGCAAAAACGAAGAAAGGGTATTTGATACTGACGAGCACCCCAGGCCAGATACAACTTTGGAAAAGCTTGCCAAATTACGACCAGCCTTTAAAAAAGATGGAACTGTTACAGCTGGTAATGCCTCTGGCATTAATGATGGTGCAGCCGCCGTTGTCATGATGACAGAAGAGAAAGCCAAAGAATTAGGTTTAAAACCTATTGTTAGGTTGGTCTCGGCTGCCGTGGCAGGCGTTCCGCCAGAGATTATGGGCATCGGCCCAATTCCGGCAGTGCGGAAGCTCCTAAAAAGAACAGGGATCAAACTAGATGATATTGGTCTTATTGAATTGAATGAAGCTTTCGCATCCCAAGCAATTGCCTGCATTCGGGAGCTAGAATTAGATATCAGTAAAGTAAATGTTAACGGTGGTGCTATTGCCTTTGGCCATCCCATCGGAGCTACAGGGGCTATCTTAACCGTAAAATTGATGAACGATATGGTCCGTAAAGGAGTACGTTACGGGTTAGAGACATTATGTATTGGCGGTGGACAGGGATTAGCAGTTCTTTATGAGTTAATGTAA
- a CDS encoding ABC transporter permease yields the protein MDTENKTLVGAAVKQNTFRFNEEYKLFLPPVIISIILLLIGQILNPGFADANNVGNILAIASILAIAAAGQTLVIISGGEGIDLSIGQVMSLGALIGCGILNGLNANIPVAILVLIIMGAIIGLINSIGIWWVGIPPLVMTLAMGTVAGGFSLAITQGRPQGSVPSLLLTLGGGKVVGPVRWLFILTIIVLIIIELVLARTKYGKSLFLTGNNRNAARLCGIKVGTIIFITYILSGILGMISGLLLLSFIGTAQLQMGDNYTMLSVAAVVIGGTQLSGGKGTYIGTVLGAIVIVILTNVLISIGMGPGVRQVITGIVLLLILLAYSRQPSIRQ from the coding sequence TTGGATACTGAAAACAAGACTCTAGTCGGGGCAGCAGTAAAGCAAAATACCTTTCGCTTTAATGAAGAGTATAAGCTGTTTTTACCTCCAGTTATAATTAGTATCATACTCTTACTCATAGGACAAATCTTAAATCCTGGTTTTGCTGACGCTAATAACGTCGGTAATATTTTAGCTATAGCAAGTATCCTGGCCATCGCCGCCGCAGGTCAAACATTGGTAATTATCTCGGGGGGGGAAGGCATTGACCTCTCTATTGGCCAGGTTATGTCTCTTGGGGCCTTAATTGGATGCGGAATTCTAAACGGCTTAAATGCCAACATCCCCGTCGCTATCCTAGTCTTAATAATCATGGGTGCCATCATTGGCCTCATTAATAGCATAGGCATATGGTGGGTAGGGATACCGCCCTTGGTCATGACATTAGCAATGGGGACTGTGGCCGGAGGATTTAGCCTTGCCATTACCCAGGGTCGGCCCCAAGGCTCCGTCCCCTCTCTTCTTCTAACCCTGGGGGGAGGTAAAGTTGTAGGCCCAGTAAGATGGCTTTTCATCCTTACTATTATAGTATTAATAATAATTGAATTGGTTTTAGCGAGGACCAAATACGGCAAATCTCTGTTTTTAACAGGAAACAATCGTAATGCCGCACGGTTATGCGGTATTAAGGTTGGTACAATTATTTTCATCACTTATATACTTTCGGGTATATTGGGGATGATAAGTGGCTTGTTACTTCTATCTTTTATTGGCACGGCCCAATTGCAAATGGGTGATAATTATACCATGTTATCGGTTGCAGCTGTGGTAATTGGCGGTACACAACTATCTGGTGGTAAAGGAACATATATTGGTACCGTTTTAGGAGCAATCGTAATTGTGATATTGACCAATGTCTTAATCTCTATTGGAATGGGACCAGGAGTTAGACAAGTTATTACCGGGATAGTACTATTACTAATCTTACTTGCCTATTCTAGGCAACCTAGTATCCGCCAGTAA